A portion of the Musa acuminata AAA Group cultivar baxijiao chromosome BXJ1-1, Cavendish_Baxijiao_AAA, whole genome shotgun sequence genome contains these proteins:
- the LOC135587801 gene encoding protein CUP-SHAPED COTYLEDON 2-like, producing the protein MDPVDVVPSGYRFLPTAEELVVDYLANCVAGTRLPSRAVAFADVYGTEPWNLLCNGRQEGYFFAERKPKNSGGPRVDRRAGTGSWTLNKKQEPVKSIVDGREMVVGRKSFLSFNDGRRKNSGWVMYEYEMCSPGFERRVLCHVKKSSHHAISGGNFIKKVESTFTEAATETISGGSLVGQKRNREESSTLSAKALTPSKKPAHSLQSDVSPPPTAVVQHPISARPVTPPESRLSSVDSVAPNEAGVPSAALSSTDVGGGEPLITVEELEAFLASPSPSVDLGDEQNCIDDAFFTREVEASLMSDDTDTASNTIPKASPSGLVDPRLMPDDTRIDSTTVVEVSTSSSSIDLVACEKMYFTDDPFFWSLEEVHAFLMSDDTFAASTTEQMACVDDARSTTPKALQASLISDGTGTDSTTAEVVSSSSSYDFVGYEQTENVVDVDDFMQEIDALMKSDDTPVDSAMISWLEQ; encoded by the coding sequence ATGGATCCCGTCGACGTCGTTCCGAGTGGttacaggttccttcccacggcggaggaactcgtgGTCGACTACCTCGCCAACTGCGTTGCCGGCACACGGCTCCCTagccgcgctgtcgccttcgccgatgtctacggcaccgagccgtggaatcttctctgcaacggtcgacaggagggctatttctttgcggagcgcaagcccaagaacagcggcGGCCCGCGCGTCGATCGAAGGGCCGGCACCGGTTCTTGGACTCTGAACAAAAAGCAAGAACCCGTCAAGTCCATCGTCGacgggcgcgagatggtggtggGACGAAAGAGCTTCCTCTCCTTCAACGATGGCCGGCGGAAAAACTCCGGGTGGGTAATGTATGAGTATGAGATGTGTTCCCCGGGcttcgagagacgagttctctgtcacgttaAGAAGAGTTCGCATCATGCCATCTCCGGCGGCAATTTCATCAAAAAGGTTGAGTCGACGTTCACGGAGGCCGCGACAGAGACGATCTCCGGCGGCAGCCTCGTTGGgcagaagagaaatagagaggaatcttctactctctcagCAAAAGCATTGACTCCCTCAAAGAAGCCAGCACATTCATTgcagtccgacgtctcaccacctccaaccgcggtggtgcaacaTCCCATATCGGCTCGTCCTGTGACACCCCCGGAGAGTCGTCTTTCCTCGGTCGACTCAgttgcaccgaacgaagccggagtcccATCCGCCGCTCTATCGTCAACGGATGTCGGCGGAGGTGAGCCCTTGATAACTGTGGAAGAActcgaagcattcttggcttcgccttcgccgtcggtcgatcttggcgaTGAACAGAACTGCATCGACGATGCTTTCTTCACCCGAGAGGTTGAAGCCTCCTTgatgtcggatgacaccgacacagcctcgaataccatcccgaaggcctcgCCGTCAGGCCTTGTCGATCCTCGCTtgatgcccgatgacactcgaattgattcgaccacggtcgtaGAGGTTTCCACGTCATCGTCGTCGATCGACTTGGTCGCGTGTGAGAAGATGTACTTCACCGACGATCCCTTCTTTTGGAGCCTGGAAGAGGTCCATGCCTTCCtgatgtccgatgacaccttCGCTGCATCGACTACGGAACAAATGGCGTGCGTGGACGATGCTCGCTCGACAACCCCGAAAGCGTTGCAAGCCTCGTTGATTTCTGATGGCACCGGCACTGATTCGACCACGGCCGAAGTGGTTTCGTCGTCATCGTCGTACGACTTTGTTGGGTATGAGCAGACGGAGAACGTAGTTGATGTCGACGACTTCATGCAAGAGATCGATGCCCTCATGAAGTCCGATGACACACCTGTGGATTCGGCAATGATCTCGTGGCTGGAGCAGTAG